One window of the Peptacetobacter hiranonis genome contains the following:
- a CDS encoding Rqc2 family fibronectin-binding protein has product MALDGLVIHSIADELNSLLNGAKIDKIYQPEEDEILLQIRNNKVNYRLVLSASASNPRVYLAEDYKKNNPKKAPVFCMLLRKYVQGGVITNIEQVGFERILKISVESFDELKEKTIKDIYVEIMGRHSNIILVQRNENRIVDAAKRIPVSVSRVRQILPGQDYNLPPAQDKLNPLDSISLADFSSRIKSFEGPCFKSIYSEFLGISPSIAREICFRAGVEKSEPTSSLSDTDLKNLFNSFENLFKDIIGKNYSPCIILNEKIDKIVDFGCINMDMYHEFTTIHKESISSAIEDYYKTKDIKDRINQRASVMKKNISIKLERLIHKLEKLEKELEESENAEIFKIKGELITSYIYMIEKGMESVDVQNFYDPDYKTVTIALKKNLTPSENAQKYFKKYNKLKNAKIEITNQMAMTKEEIEYLENTILGIENCENLKELKDIREELVKTGYVKSQKKIGKKEIQPSTAPMEFKSSEGYQILVGKNNRQNDYLTLRLADNDDVWMHTKDIPGSHVIVKCAGHEPSDQTLFEAAVLAAYYSKARMSAKVPVDYTKRKNVKKPSGAKPGMVIYETNNTAYVTPTEEIVAQLKIK; this is encoded by the coding sequence ATGGCATTAGACGGATTAGTTATCCATTCAATTGCAGATGAGTTAAATTCTCTGCTTAATGGAGCAAAAATCGATAAAATATATCAACCAGAAGAAGATGAGATCCTTCTTCAGATAAGAAACAATAAAGTAAACTACAGACTTGTGCTTAGTGCAAGTGCATCAAATCCAAGAGTTTATTTAGCTGAGGATTATAAGAAGAACAATCCAAAGAAAGCACCTGTTTTCTGTATGCTTCTTAGAAAGTATGTTCAGGGCGGTGTTATTACAAATATTGAACAGGTTGGATTTGAGAGAATTTTAAAGATAAGCGTAGAGTCTTTTGATGAGTTAAAGGAAAAGACTATTAAAGATATCTACGTTGAGATAATGGGTAGACATAGTAATATTATTCTTGTTCAGAGAAATGAAAATAGGATAGTAGATGCAGCTAAGAGAATTCCTGTGAGTGTGAGTAGAGTTAGACAGATTCTTCCAGGTCAGGATTACAATCTTCCACCAGCTCAGGACAAATTAAATCCGCTTGATAGTATTTCTCTTGCTGATTTTTCTAGTAGAATTAAATCTTTTGAAGGCCCTTGCTTCAAATCAATTTACTCAGAATTTTTAGGAATAAGTCCTTCAATAGCTAGAGAAATATGCTTTAGAGCTGGAGTTGAAAAAAGTGAACCTACTTCTTCACTTTCAGATACAGATTTAAAAAATCTATTTAACTCATTTGAAAATTTATTCAAGGATATAATAGGAAAAAATTATTCTCCTTGTATTATTCTTAACGAGAAAATTGATAAAATAGTAGATTTTGGATGTATTAATATGGATATGTACCACGAATTTACTACAATTCACAAGGAAAGTATCTCATCTGCAATAGAAGATTACTACAAAACTAAGGATATCAAGGATAGAATAAATCAGAGAGCTTCTGTCATGAAGAAAAACATCTCTATAAAACTTGAAAGACTTATTCACAAGCTAGAAAAACTTGAAAAAGAACTTGAAGAGTCTGAAAACGCTGAGATTTTTAAAATTAAGGGTGAGCTTATTACATCTTATATATATATGATTGAAAAAGGTATGGAAAGTGTAGATGTTCAGAACTTCTATGATCCAGATTATAAGACTGTTACAATAGCACTTAAAAAGAATTTAACTCCTTCTGAAAATGCTCAGAAGTACTTTAAAAAATACAATAAACTCAAAAACGCAAAGATAGAAATAACAAACCAGATGGCTATGACTAAAGAAGAGATTGAATACCTTGAAAATACTATACTTGGCATAGAAAACTGCGAAAATCTTAAAGAACTTAAAGATATAAGAGAAGAACTTGTTAAAACAGGATATGTAAAATCTCAGAAAAAAATCGGTAAAAAAGAGATACAGCCTTCTACTGCTCCAATGGAGTTTAAATCATCTGAAGGATATCAGATTTTAGTCGGTAAAAATAATAGACAGAATGACTACCTTACTCTAAGACTTGCTGATAATGACGATGTTTGGATGCATACTAAGGATATTCCAGGTTCTCACGTTATTGTTAAATGTGCAGGACATGAGCCTTCTGATCAGACATTATTTGAAGCTGCTGTTTTAGCTGCTTATTACAGTAAAGCTAGAATGTCAGCAAAGGTGCCAGTAGATTATACTAAGAGAAAAAATGTTAAAAAGCCAAGCGGTGCAAAACCAGGTATGGTTATATACGAAACTAATAATACAGCATACGTTACACCTACTGAAGAAATCGTTGCACAGCTAAAAATAAAATAA
- a CDS encoding LytR/AlgR family response regulator transcription factor: MEKYCIAICEDEKKERIQLKENLKRILAEDMKNKIEVENIIIEEFESAEELLKSDLSQIDIFLMDIMMGEMNGMDAAKKIREMNIDSEIIFITGNIEFVRDGYKVNAYRYLLKPVEIEELRESIISCFAELGKKKGKFIVLSRKGEMEKLKIDDIDYIEVIKRSIIVHKNGEEVEYTGTSIEKLEEKLEDFKFFRCHKSYLVNLDKVDLVKTGEVVVNGKSVPVSKYRAKDLKREFTAILGDMIC, translated from the coding sequence ATGGAAAAATATTGTATAGCTATTTGTGAGGACGAAAAAAAAGAAAGAATTCAGCTAAAAGAAAATCTGAAAAGAATTTTAGCTGAGGATATGAAAAATAAAATTGAAGTAGAGAATATAATTATTGAAGAATTTGAGTCTGCTGAAGAACTATTAAAATCTGATCTATCCCAAATAGATATTTTTCTAATGGATATTATGATGGGCGAGATGAACGGAATGGATGCAGCTAAAAAGATAAGGGAGATGAATATAGATTCTGAGATAATATTTATTACAGGAAATATAGAATTTGTAAGGGATGGATACAAAGTAAATGCGTACAGATATCTTCTGAAACCAGTAGAAATTGAAGAGTTGAGAGAGAGTATAATCAGTTGTTTTGCTGAACTTGGAAAGAAAAAAGGAAAATTTATCGTGCTTAGCAGAAAAGGTGAGATGGAAAAATTAAAAATAGACGATATAGATTATATCGAGGTTATTAAAAGAAGTATTATCGTGCATAAAAACGGAGAAGAGGTTGAATATACAGGTACTAGTATTGAAAAATTAGAGGAAAAGCTGGAAGATTTTAAGTTCTTTAGATGTCATAAGAGCTATCTTGTAAATCTAGACAAAGTGGATTTGGTAAAGACTGGTGAAGTAGTGGTAAATGGAAAAAGTGTTCCAGTTAGTAAGTATAGAGCAAAGGATTTAAAAAGAGAATTTACAGCTATTTTGGGTGATATGATATGCTAA
- a CDS encoding sensor histidine kinase: MLSLNVIVEFFTKVMFTAVNIICFLYIEYKIEKPVIDKRALLINSINLVLLTLIVCGIELVLESTIPFLTLIFACVYLKKCYKMKVSKSILNIVVYNAFSLGMMSIVVSIIFPLIGRNVQLLNSDIYNLQIQMMSASMIIFVASMFKFKDLKEFELNISEYIIAASPMIINLINIMFVFIIFAQNKMLDHKKFVLFFVIYMLMTVANIFLINVITNMIVKNSKLKYEGLIVEEKIDSRYKYYNTLKENQEKVRKLSHDINNHIMCMESMDGDEREKYKKKIYEELDYNRNRINSGSMILDIILSEKYKECKKYGINFKYDIEFNVLKDMESVDICSIFSNILDNAVEACQKVEPGNRFITIKGKIAKNYFVIKAENSKVGEIKKDEKGNLETSKEDKTRHGLGTKIVEESVEKYGGNIEYYDEEDRFRVVILIPIEKFVQLEH, translated from the coding sequence ATGCTAAGTTTGAATGTGATAGTTGAATTTTTTACAAAGGTAATGTTTACTGCAGTTAATATAATTTGCTTTTTGTATATAGAATATAAAATTGAAAAACCTGTAATAGATAAAAGAGCTTTATTAATCAATAGTATAAACCTTGTATTATTAACATTAATTGTATGTGGTATAGAATTGGTTTTAGAAAGTACAATACCATTTTTGACATTGATTTTTGCATGTGTGTATTTGAAAAAATGCTATAAAATGAAAGTGTCTAAATCTATTTTAAATATAGTGGTATACAATGCATTTTCTCTTGGGATGATGTCTATTGTGGTAAGTATAATATTTCCATTAATAGGACGAAATGTACAGTTATTAAATAGCGACATATACAACTTACAAATACAAATGATGTCGGCTTCAATGATAATATTTGTCGCATCTATGTTCAAATTTAAAGACTTAAAAGAATTTGAATTAAATATTAGTGAATATATAATTGCAGCATCTCCTATGATAATAAATCTAATAAATATAATGTTTGTATTTATAATATTTGCTCAAAATAAAATGTTGGATCACAAGAAATTTGTATTATTCTTTGTGATATATATGTTGATGACAGTAGCAAATATATTTTTGATAAATGTAATCACAAACATGATTGTTAAAAACAGCAAATTGAAATATGAAGGATTGATTGTCGAGGAAAAAATAGACTCTCGGTACAAATACTACAACACTCTTAAAGAAAATCAAGAAAAGGTCAGAAAACTATCACACGATATAAACAATCATATAATGTGTATGGAGAGTATGGACGGCGATGAAAGAGAGAAATACAAGAAAAAAATATACGAAGAACTAGATTACAACAGAAATAGAATAAATTCTGGAAGTATGATTTTGGATATAATCCTATCTGAAAAATACAAAGAATGTAAAAAATATGGAATAAACTTTAAATACGATATAGAATTTAATGTTCTAAAAGATATGGAATCTGTAGATATTTGCTCTATTTTTTCAAATATATTGGACAATGCAGTTGAAGCTTGTCAAAAGGTAGAACCTGGAAATAGATTCATAACGATAAAAGGAAAGATTGCCAAGAACTATTTTGTGATAAAGGCGGAAAATAGCAAAGTTGGAGAGATTAAAAAGGATGAAAAAGGCAATCTTGAAACAAGTAAAGAGGACAAAACTAGACATGGACTTGGAACTAAGATAGTTGAGGAATCTGTTGAAAAGTATGGTGGTAATATTGAATACTACGATGAAGAAGATAGGTTTAGAGTGGTGATTTTGATTCCAATAGAGAAATTTGTCCAGTTGGAACATTAA
- a CDS encoding CPBP family glutamic-type intramembrane protease, giving the protein MTKPDKELKSALELLAGVVLIIIQTFINTKFMPQLMNFIILSILTTILLVYLNKEGYANIKDLFKWENLKYVLLIYILSKAAAYAVNGMVEIMGITPIAEDYFLENQLRTLTGVKLGLALFDICFIIPIIVNFVFRHVALKNIGNMKKSAIPITAVVIVLLNGISGIPEMLIIFAINIIPLIVYYKTERIDICIAATMLNNIVASILILS; this is encoded by the coding sequence ATGACAAAACCAGATAAAGAATTAAAATCAGCTTTAGAATTATTGGCAGGGGTAGTATTAATTATTATTCAGACATTTATCAATACAAAATTCATGCCACAGCTTATGAATTTTATAATACTAAGTATCTTAACTACAATCCTATTGGTGTATTTAAACAAAGAAGGATATGCCAACATAAAAGATCTATTCAAATGGGAGAACTTAAAATACGTCTTACTAATCTACATATTATCAAAAGCAGCAGCTTATGCAGTTAATGGAATGGTTGAAATAATGGGAATAACTCCTATAGCAGAAGATTATTTCTTAGAAAACCAATTAAGAACACTAACAGGTGTAAAATTAGGACTAGCGTTATTTGATATATGTTTCATAATACCAATCATAGTAAACTTTGTATTTAGACATGTAGCACTAAAAAACATTGGTAACATGAAAAAATCAGCTATCCCAATAACAGCAGTAGTAATAGTACTACTTAATGGAATAAGTGGAATACCAGAAATGCTAATAATATTTGCAATAAACATAATTCCATTAATAGTATACTACAAAACAGAACGAATAGACATCTGTATAGCAGCTACCATGCTAAACAACATAGTAGCAAGCATATTAATATTAAGCTAA
- a CDS encoding SDR family NAD(P)-dependent oxidoreductase, with translation MGFLNGKTVIVTGGGRSVLSDGRCGSIGYGIVTAFAKEGANIVITGRNVKKLEDAKEEIERLYGVKVLPVRADVSAGGDNKAVVDEVIKQTIDTFGRIDVLVNNAQASASGVTLEDHTTEQFDLAIYSGLYATFYYMQACLPYLKETKGSVINFASGAGLFGNYGQCAYAAAKEGVRGLTRVAATEWGQFGINVNIICPLAWTAQLENFEKAYPEAFKENVKMPPAGHYGDAEKEIGRVCVQLASPDFKYMSGETITLEGGMGLRP, from the coding sequence ATGGGATTTTTAAATGGAAAAACAGTAATCGTTACTGGTGGAGGTAGATCTGTATTAAGCGATGGAAGATGTGGATCTATAGGATATGGAATAGTTACAGCATTTGCTAAAGAAGGAGCAAATATAGTAATAACAGGACGTAACGTTAAAAAATTAGAAGATGCTAAAGAAGAAATAGAGAGATTATATGGAGTAAAAGTACTACCAGTTAGAGCTGATGTAAGCGCTGGTGGAGATAATAAAGCTGTTGTTGATGAAGTTATAAAACAGACAATAGATACTTTTGGTAGAATAGATGTACTTGTAAATAATGCTCAGGCTTCTGCTTCAGGCGTTACTTTAGAAGATCATACAACTGAACAGTTTGACCTTGCAATATATTCAGGATTATATGCAACATTCTATTATATGCAGGCTTGTTTACCATATTTAAAAGAAACTAAAGGAAGTGTAATAAACTTCGCATCTGGAGCTGGTTTATTCGGAAACTATGGACAGTGTGCTTATGCAGCTGCTAAAGAAGGTGTTCGTGGATTAACTAGAGTTGCAGCAACAGAATGGGGTCAGTTTGGAATAAATGTAAATATAATCTGCCCACTTGCTTGGACTGCACAGCTTGAAAACTTTGAAAAAGCTTATCCAGAAGCATTTAAAGAAAATGTTAAGATGCCACCTGCTGGACACTACGGAGATGCTGAAAAAGAAATCGGACGTGTATGTGTACAGTTAGCTTCTCCAGACTTCAAATACATGAGTGGTGAAACAATAACTCTTGAAGGTGGAATGGGATTAAGACCTTAA